A single window of Lynx canadensis isolate LIC74 chromosome C2, mLynCan4.pri.v2, whole genome shotgun sequence DNA harbors:
- the GHSR gene encoding growth hormone secretagogue receptor type 1, which produces MWNATPSEEPGYNLTLPDLGWDAPPDNDSFADELLPLFPAPLLAGVTATCVALFVVGIAGNLLTMLVVSRFRELRTTTNLYLSSMAFSDLLIFLCMPLDLVRLWQYRPWNFGDLLCKLFQFVSESCTYATVLTITALSVERYFAICFPLRAKVVVTKGRVKLVILVIWAVAFCSAGPIFVLVGVEHENGTDPRDTNECRATEFAVRSGLLTVMVWVSSVFFFLPVFCLTVLYSLIGRKLWRRKRGEAAVGASLRDQNHKQTVKMLAVVVFAFILCWLPFHVGRYLFSKSFEPGSLEIAQISQYCNLVSFVLFYLSAAINPILYNIMSKKYRVAVFRLLGFEPFPQRKLSTLKDESSRAWTESSINT; this is translated from the exons ATGTGGAACGCGACGCCGAGCGAGGAGCCGGGGTACAACCTCACGCTGCCGGACCTGGGCTGGGACGCTCCCCCCGACAACGACTCGTTTGCCGACGAGCTCCTGCCGCTCTTCCCCGCGCCGCTGCTGGCCGGCGTCACCGCCACCTGCGTGGCACTCTTTGTGGTGGGCATCGCGGGCAACCTGCTCACCATGCTGGTGGTGTCGCGCTTCCGCGAGCTGCGCACCACCACCAACCTCTACCTGTCCAGTATGGCCTTCTCCGACCTACTCATCTTCCTCTGCATGCCCCTCGACCTCGTCCGCCTGTGGCAGTACCGGCCCTGGAACTTCGGCGACCTGCTCTGCAAACTCTTCCAGTTCGTCAGCGAGAGCTGCACCTATGCCACGGTGCTCACCATCACCGCGCTGAGCGTCGAGCGCTACTTCGCCATCTGCTTCCCGCTGCGGGCCAAGGTGGTAGTCACCAAGGGCCGGGTGAAGCTGGTCATCCTGGTCATCTGGGCCGTGGCCTTCTGCAGCGCCGGGCCCATCTTCGTGCTGGTCGGGGTGGAGCACGAGAACGGCACCGACCCTCGGGACACCAACGAGTGTCGCGCCACCGAGTTCGCGGTGCGCTCCGGACTGCTCACGGTCATGGTGTGGGTTTCCAGCGTCTTCTTCTTCCTGCCCGTCTTCTGCCTTACTGTGCTTTACAGCCTCATCGGCAGAAAGCTGTGGCGGAGAAAGCGCGGCGAGGCGGCGGTGGGCGCCTCGCTAAGGGACCAGAACCACAAGCAAACCGTGAAAATGCTGG CTGTAGTGGTGTTTGCTTTCATCCTCTGCTGGCTGCCCTTCCACGTAGGGcgatatttattttccaaatccttCGAGCCCGGCTCCCTGGAGATCGCTCAGATCAGCCAGTACTGCAACCTGGTATCCTTTGTCCTCTTCTACCTCAGCGCTGCCATCAATCCCATCCTGTACAACATCATGTCCAAGAAGTACCGGGTGGCAGTGTTCAGActtctgggatttgaacccttCCCCCAGAGGAAGCTCTCCACTCTGAAGGATGAAAGTTCTCGAGCTTGGACAGAGTCTAGCATTAATACATGA